The Leptospira mtsangambouensis sequence AGACTTTGAATTTCGCAACCGATAAATGTAATATCGTCTTGTTTTACATCACCTTCAGTAAAAGAAGATAGTTCACTGAGTACCTTTGCCATCGTATGATCCAAACTCATCTTCATGTTCTCTTTTAAAATATCATACAAACGTTCTTCACCGAATAGTTCTTTTTCAGGATTGAACTGTTCAAAAATTCCATCGGTAAAGAGAAAAATACGATCGCCTTCTTCGATTTGGTGTTCGATGATTCGGTACTGGGTATGATCCATAAGTCCTATGATTTTCCCAGTTCTTGGTAAAAGTTTTATATCATCAATTCTTTGGTGAATTTGATCAGGGTGACCTGCTGAAGAATAGAAGAGTAATTTGTTTTTTAAGTCAATATCGCAAACAGAGCAGGTAAATATTGTTTGAATATTGCTATATTTGTTAATAAAGATTTGGTTCATATGAAATACCAAATCATCGGGATGATCGTAAATCATTTTGAGTGATTCGTATTCCGCTTTGATCGCCATTGTGATGAGTGCGGCTTGAATTCCATGGCCTGTAGCATCCGCTACAAAAATTCGATAGTAATCTGGTTTTACCTGTGTTAGGTCGTAAAAATCACCTCCTACTTCGGACATCGACTGATAGTAGGAGTGAAAGTGGATTCTTGGATCACTAGTTTTAATATCTGAGAACAAAGTTTTTTGAATTTTTTTAGCAACATTCAAATCCTTTTTGATTAAGTTTAACGATTCATCCAAAGTTTTTGTACGTTCTCTTACCTTTTCTTCAAGAGTGACAAGTGCTAAGGCTTGGGTGTTTGCTTTTTCTTCTTTTAGTTCGTTGATTTTATTGGCCAGAGCAAGTGATAAAATTCCCGCTTCTAAAGTGGAACCAATTTGGTTTCCATAAATAGTTAATAGATTTACAGGCAAAACTCCGTTTTGCATCAAAGTGTACATCAAAATCCCAAAAAGTAAGGTACTCCATCCAAATAGAAACAACCTTGCTTGTTTATTTCCGGTGCTATAATTAACCAAAGCAACAAGAAGAACAGAAACTACAAAAACTTGAGCAATTAGATTTCCCAATCGAACTGCAATGGCAATTGGTAGGTAAGAATATGGAATTAAAATATAAAATAGAACTACAAATTTTAAAGATTGGATGAGTCTGTGTGACCAAGGGTTTAATTCTCGCAAATTCAAAGTTTGTTGGGAAAATGTCCAACCGGAAACTGCGGAGCAGGTGACGATAATACTTCCGATTCGGTTGTGAATTTCTGGATGGTCAAGTGTAATGACTTGGTTTAATATTCCATTCAAATACATTTGAAGGGCTAGGTTAAAAAAAATGGATATGGAATAAGTAATATATGCTTTTTCTTTTAAGATAAAATATATAAATAAATTGTAAATTACCATGATCAATATGGTTCCGTAAAAGAAACCGAGAATGGTATTTTCTAAATTTTCTTTTAAATAAAATGTGTCTTTGGAGTAGAACCGAATCAGGTAACTGACGTTTGATGAAGATTTGGTTTCTAAAATTAAAGTTTTGGCTTCGTTTTCTTTCCAATCCAATTCAAAAGCAATGGATTTTGAAAATGCATCCCAATGAGAGTGTGCAATAAAATCTCCACCTTCTTTGATAGGTTCCGGATTTCCTTCTTCATAAACTCGAACAAAATCTAAATGTGGATTTCCTAAATCTAAAATTAGTTTGTTTGCAGAAGTTTGGTTGGTTGCTTTCAATCTAAGGAAAACATGATCCGATTGAAAACCCAAACTTAAGTTATTTTTAAAGATAGGAGTCCATCGAAGTTTTTGGAAATTGACATCGGAACCCGAAGAGATCGCATAATCGATTTTTTGCGGAACAAAACTATCATCTGTGATGGATTTTTGGATTTCCAATCGGGAACATGAGAATACTAAACCCGACAAAATGACTGTTAGGAGTGTCCGCATAAACTCGGATGATTTCCCGATAAAAATCGGGATTTGTCAAAGCAAATTTATCGTAAGTTATATCCGTTCTTCTTTGCGATATCTACAAGAGAATCAGAAAGTTCTTTGAACCTTTCCTGTGTAAACGTTTTATCATAGGACATAAGTCTAAATCGATACGTCACAGATTTTTTTCCTTCACCGACTGTTTCCCCTTTGAAGATGGTTTGAACAAACACAGATTCTAGTTCAGGAATTTTCATTTCTTGTACTAGACCTACAAAAGATTCTGTTGTATCTTTTTCGTTCATCAGCAAAGAAAGATCTAATTGGCCTTGAGGGAAATTGGATGGAGGAACAAAATGTGAGTTTCTTCCTTGTTTCTCCCAAACATCCACTAACTTTTCCATATTGATTTTAGAAAGAATGGCTCTTCGTTTTAAGTCATAATCATCCGCAAAACGTGTGTGGAGGATTCCCAATTCGGCAATCTCAATTCCATCATAAGAAAGAACAAGTCCAGCATTGGGATGGAAGTAGTTTCGATTTGTTTTTTCCCATTTGTAATTTGGTAGGTTCAAATATTGGAAAAGATCGGAGATTGTTTCTCTAACTTGTAAAAATTCTAATTCAACAG is a genomic window containing:
- a CDS encoding 7TM diverse intracellular signaling domain-containing protein, with protein sequence MRTLLTVILSGLVFSCSRLEIQKSITDDSFVPQKIDYAISSGSDVNFQKLRWTPIFKNNLSLGFQSDHVFLRLKATNQTSANKLILDLGNPHLDFVRVYEEGNPEPIKEGGDFIAHSHWDAFSKSIAFELDWKENEAKTLILETKSSSNVSYLIRFYSKDTFYLKENLENTILGFFYGTILIMVIYNLFIYFILKEKAYITYSISIFFNLALQMYLNGILNQVITLDHPEIHNRIGSIIVTCSAVSGWTFSQQTLNLRELNPWSHRLIQSLKFVVLFYILIPYSYLPIAIAVRLGNLIAQVFVVSVLLVALVNYSTGNKQARLFLFGWSTLLFGILMYTLMQNGVLPVNLLTIYGNQIGSTLEAGILSLALANKINELKEEKANTQALALVTLEEKVRERTKTLDESLNLIKKDLNVAKKIQKTLFSDIKTSDPRIHFHSYYQSMSEVGGDFYDLTQVKPDYYRIFVADATGHGIQAALITMAIKAEYESLKMIYDHPDDLVFHMNQIFINKYSNIQTIFTCSVCDIDLKNKLLFYSSAGHPDQIHQRIDDIKLLPRTGKIIGLMDHTQYRIIEHQIEEGDRIFLFTDGIFEQFNPEKELFGEERLYDILKENMKMSLDHTMAKVLSELSSFTEGDVKQDDITFIGCEIQSLS